The Alistipes megaguti sequence AGGTGATTCCCCGCGTATTCATCGTCTGGCTCGAGCCCTGGCACGGCGGTTGGGCCAAGGATCCCGACAATCCCGACGATCTGAACGGCTGGCACTGGCCCTCGGATCTGCCCGGCGAAACCGGTCCCTACAAGCAGATTCCCGGATCGGTCGGCGCCTACGTCGAGCCTCAGGACTCGCTTACCGTCATTCAGGGCGGCTATTTCGACCCCTCGTTCCCGGACCGGGTGCGCAACCTGGTGCGCAAGCTGGGTGAGGCGTGGGACAACGATCCCCGCGTAGCCTATGTCGAGATGGGGATTATCGGCGAATGGGGCGAACATCACGACCCCGATCTGTCGACCGTCTTCCCGCCGCACGATGAACCGAAGCACGTCGCCGGTCGGACCTGGATCCCGGGAATGGAGAAGGTCCTCGGCGATGCCTTCAGCGAGGCGTTCCACAACAAGAAGGTGATGGTCCGCTATGCCTACGAGTTCAAGGAGTACGACTTCGGCATCTACTGGGATTCGTGGGCCCAGCCTCAGGAGATCGACCGCGGATACAATGCGATGCGGGCCCGCGGCGACTACTGGCGGACGCAGCCCGTCGGCGGCGAGATCACCTGGAACTGGGGCGATCTGGGCAAATACTCCGGCTTCGAGGAGGTCGTGGCCGACGACACGACGCGCCGGACCGTCATCGAACAGATTCGCAACCTCCACTGCAACCACCTCGGAGGAATCACCTGGGCCGATTTCAACGACCCGCAATTCGCCCGGAACGCCGCCGAACTGCAGAAGGCCATGGGCTACCGGTTCGTCCTCTCGAAAGCCTCCTACCCCTGCAGAATCGACTCAGGACAGGCCTTCCAGCTGGAGTTCGAGGTTCAGAATACCGGATCCTCGCCCTTCTACTACGATTGGCCCGTCGAGGTGGCGCTGCTGGATGCCCAGACTCGGGAAAAGGTCTGGGGCACGGTCCTCGACAACGTGCAAATCTCGCAGTGGATGCCCGGCGACGACTGGGACATGGATCTGGAGGCCTATCGCACTCCGGCCGAGACCGTTCGGGTAGAATCACGTCCGAGCCTCGACGCATCGATCCCCACCGGACGGTACATCCTGGCACTGGGAATTCTGGATCCGGCCTGCGGCCGTCCGACGGTCCGCTTCGCCAATACGAACTACTACAACGGAGGATATCATCCGCTGGGATATGTCGGAGTCGGGATCCAGGAGCAGCAACCGGCCCTCGACCCGAAGGATTTCGACGATCTGCAAGCCGACACCTCCCTGAACTACAAACGCTAAACAACCTTCCACCTTCATGAAACGGATTCTGATCTTCACCCTGTTGTCCCTGAGTGTCGCCTGCGGCCCGCAGACGCCCAAACAGGCCGACGAACCGCAACGGATCATCTTCGACACGGACCTGGGCAACGACATCGACGATGTCCTTGCCCTGCAGATGCTGCTCAACTACCAGAAAGAGGGCAAAATCGATCTGCTGGGCATCACGCTCTGCAAGGCCAACCCGGCCACGATCGCCTTCACCGACGGCTTCTGCCGCTTCAACGGGTTCGAGGAGATCCCGCTGGGATATGCCTATCACGGAGTCACCCCCGAAGACGGCACCTACCTGCTGCCCACGCTCGAGGCCTCGAACAATGGAAAACCGCTTCTGCAACCCGCCCGGACCATCGACAGCGCCCTCCCCGAAGGATACAAGCTGCTGCGGCAGCTGTTGGCCGCACAACCCGACGGATCGGTCGTACTGATTGCCGTAGGCCCGCTGACCAACATCGGCAACCTGCTTGTCAGCCCGGGCGACGAGATCTCGCCGCTCTCGGGGCGCGAACTGGTCGCCGCCAAGGTCAGCCGCATGGTCACCATGGCCGGACTGTTCAGCGATGAGTTCGATTTCCCGGAGTACAACGTCGTCTGTGATCTCGAGGCGGCTCACCGCACCTTCGAGTCGTGCCCCGTGCCCCTAACGACCACCGGCTGGGAGGTCGGCAACCGGCTGCTCTATCCTCACGAGAGCATTCTTCGCGATTTCGGAGACCCGCAGGCACATCCCCTTGCGGTGGCCTACTGCCACTACATGGAGATGCCCTACGACCGTCAGACCTGGGATCTGACGGCCGTCCTCGAGGCCGTGGAGCCCGGTCAATGGTTCGGGACCTCGGAGCAGGGGACAATCCGCATCGCCGAAGACGGAAGAAGTTCGTTCGAACCCTCCGAAAACGGACGGCAGAATTACCTGACCATCCCTCAGGAGAGAGTGGCCGCCACGCTCGGAGCGCTGGTAGCTCGAACCACAAGAAAACCGATTGAAAATCAGAAGCCATGATACGGAATCGATTGCTGACTGCAACGGCAGCCCTGCTCGTATTGCTCCCGGTCTCGGCCAGGGAGCACCGCGTGGCAAGCGTGGAGTCGCCCGACGGTAGCAACACGGTCAATCTCCTCTACGACGGAGAGTGCCTCCGCTACGAGGTGTTCCGCCGCGGAGAACGGATTCTGGCCCCGTCGCCGCTCGCCATGACGGTCGACGGCCGGACGTGGGGCTCCGACGCCCGCCCACGAAAGATCACGCGCCGGGAGGTCGATCGTACGGAGCACTTCGTCGTGGCCCGGAAATACCCCTCCGTGCGCGACAACTTCCGGGAAGTGCAACTGCATTATGCGGATTACCGGATCGAAGTGCGCGCCTACGCCGACGGTGTTGCCTACCGGTTCGTCGGAACCAGTCCCGTCGAGGGATCCGTCGAACACGAACGGGTGAGCTACGAATTTGCCGGAGACTACCCCTCCTTCACGCTGTTGACCCGCAATCTGCAGAACTGGTTCGAAGAGAATTACACCGAAAGGCCGTTGAGCCGTCTGCCCGCCGACAGCATCTCGATAGCTCCGGTTCTGGTGCGCGTCGGGGAGTACAACGTACTGCTGGCCGAAGCCAGTCTCTACAACTATCCGGGACTCTATCTGCGCCCCACGGGAGCGGGATTCGAAGGGGTTCAGGCGGCTTATCCCCGCAAGGAGGAGTTTTTCGACGGCACGAACAAGATCTACGCAACCGAACGCGAACCCTATCTGGTGAAATGCCGTCTCGACCGCGCATTCCCGTGGCGCGTGACGGGACTCTTCGACAATGATGCGGCGATCCTCGGCAGCGAACTGATCTATCTGCTCTCGGAGAAGAGTGCGGAGGATTATTCGTGGATACGTCCCGGCAAGGTCCTCTGGGACTGGTGGAACCACAACAACATCTATGGCGTGGACTTCAAGGCCGGAATCAATACGCAGACCTACTGCTACATGATCGACTTCGCCGCCGAACACGGCATCGAATACCTGCTCATCGACGAGGGATGGTCGGCCCGCGACGATCTGTTGACCCTCAACCCCGAAGTGGACATGCCCGCGATCTGCCGCCATGCCGCCGACAAAGGGGTCGGAGTCCTGCTCTGGGCCAAGTGGATCAACGTCGACCGACAGCTCGACGAAGCCTTCGAACGCATGAAATCGTGGGGCGTCAAGGGGGTGAAGATCGACTTCATGGACCGCAATGATGCCAAGATGGTCAATTTCTACGAGCGTGTGGCCCGCAAGGCCCGGGAGTGCCGGTTCCTGGTCGACTTCCACGGATCCTATCCCAACGAGGGCATGCGGGCGAAATACCCGCTGCTGATGACCCGCGAGGGGGTCGTGGGGCTCGAATACAACAAATGGAGCGATCGGGCCACACCGCGACATGACCTGATCATCCCCTTCCTCCGCATGTGGGTCGGACCGATGGACTACACCCCGGGCGCCATGCTCAACGCCCAGAAGGAGTCGTTCCGCATCAACGCCGTGGAGCCCATGAGCCAGGGAACCCGCGTCCATCAGCTGGCCATGTACGTCGTCTACGAAAGCCCGCTCCAGATGCTCTCGGACAGTCCGACCAAGTACCTCGAAAATCCGCAATGCTTCGAGTTCCTCAAACAGGTCCCGACCGTCTGGGACGAAACCCGTCCGTTGTTCGGCCGGATCGGCGAATACATCGGCATTGCCCGTCGCAGCGGCGAGCGGTGGTTCGTCGGGATTATGGGTGGGAACGACCCCCGGCAACTCCGCCTCGACCTCTCGTTCCTCGGACCGGGAAGTTACCTCATGACCGCCTTCCGCGACGGGATGAATGCCGATGTCAACGGCAAGGACTTCAGCCGCACGGTCGAAGAGGTGGACTCCTCGCGGCAGATCCCCGTCCGGCTGGCTCCCGGAGGCGGCTTCTCGGCCGTCATCACCCCCAAACAGACCTCTCATCCTAAAAACTGATTCTTATGTATATTGTCGGTAGTTACTTCACGGCTGTCGTCTT is a genomic window containing:
- a CDS encoding nucleoside hydrolase, with product MKRILIFTLLSLSVACGPQTPKQADEPQRIIFDTDLGNDIDDVLALQMLLNYQKEGKIDLLGITLCKANPATIAFTDGFCRFNGFEEIPLGYAYHGVTPEDGTYLLPTLEASNNGKPLLQPARTIDSALPEGYKLLRQLLAAQPDGSVVLIAVGPLTNIGNLLVSPGDEISPLSGRELVAAKVSRMVTMAGLFSDEFDFPEYNVVCDLEAAHRTFESCPVPLTTTGWEVGNRLLYPHESILRDFGDPQAHPLAVAYCHYMEMPYDRQTWDLTAVLEAVEPGQWFGTSEQGTIRIAEDGRSSFEPSENGRQNYLTIPQERVAATLGALVARTTRKPIENQKP
- a CDS encoding DUF4832 domain-containing protein, with product MQIRHLLCPLLGALIGAACGDGQRPATYSAKSDGQNVHVTMAEYEPALRNPLKGFREYFMIGTDTRRPEYPYPYGSLIKEYMPWNMLENVASDGVEKIVAYSNHRWEGVEEQNVKVIPRVFIVWLEPWHGGWAKDPDNPDDLNGWHWPSDLPGETGPYKQIPGSVGAYVEPQDSLTVIQGGYFDPSFPDRVRNLVRKLGEAWDNDPRVAYVEMGIIGEWGEHHDPDLSTVFPPHDEPKHVAGRTWIPGMEKVLGDAFSEAFHNKKVMVRYAYEFKEYDFGIYWDSWAQPQEIDRGYNAMRARGDYWRTQPVGGEITWNWGDLGKYSGFEEVVADDTTRRTVIEQIRNLHCNHLGGITWADFNDPQFARNAAELQKAMGYRFVLSKASYPCRIDSGQAFQLEFEVQNTGSSPFYYDWPVEVALLDAQTREKVWGTVLDNVQISQWMPGDDWDMDLEAYRTPAETVRVESRPSLDASIPTGRYILALGILDPACGRPTVRFANTNYYNGGYHPLGYVGVGIQEQQPALDPKDFDDLQADTSLNYKR
- a CDS encoding glycoside hydrolase family 97 protein, which codes for MIRNRLLTATAALLVLLPVSAREHRVASVESPDGSNTVNLLYDGECLRYEVFRRGERILAPSPLAMTVDGRTWGSDARPRKITRREVDRTEHFVVARKYPSVRDNFREVQLHYADYRIEVRAYADGVAYRFVGTSPVEGSVEHERVSYEFAGDYPSFTLLTRNLQNWFEENYTERPLSRLPADSISIAPVLVRVGEYNVLLAEASLYNYPGLYLRPTGAGFEGVQAAYPRKEEFFDGTNKIYATEREPYLVKCRLDRAFPWRVTGLFDNDAAILGSELIYLLSEKSAEDYSWIRPGKVLWDWWNHNNIYGVDFKAGINTQTYCYMIDFAAEHGIEYLLIDEGWSARDDLLTLNPEVDMPAICRHAADKGVGVLLWAKWINVDRQLDEAFERMKSWGVKGVKIDFMDRNDAKMVNFYERVARKARECRFLVDFHGSYPNEGMRAKYPLLMTREGVVGLEYNKWSDRATPRHDLIIPFLRMWVGPMDYTPGAMLNAQKESFRINAVEPMSQGTRVHQLAMYVVYESPLQMLSDSPTKYLENPQCFEFLKQVPTVWDETRPLFGRIGEYIGIARRSGERWFVGIMGGNDPRQLRLDLSFLGPGSYLMTAFRDGMNADVNGKDFSRTVEEVDSSRQIPVRLAPGGGFSAVITPKQTSHPKN